One Trichomycterus rosablanca isolate fTriRos1 chromosome 23, fTriRos1.hap1, whole genome shotgun sequence genomic window carries:
- the LOC134301164 gene encoding vitelline membrane outer layer protein 1-like produces MALVHVSLLCFLALVASVRCESAARPYVHPAGTNFSTRNFTSILTVPNGEKFGMWMWREMCPENFFAVGFSLRVEPNQYGGDDTALNGIRLYCVQNEDRRFLYTVESHTGHFGDWTDPQWCPSGTLSSFQLRVEPHQGIFGDDTTANNIRFRCSTNPTLEGRAMSWGEYGDWSADCREGGICGIQTKMELYQGGLDDSALNDVRFHCCTKSQQ; encoded by the exons ATGGCACTGGTTCACGTATCACTCCTGTGCTTCCTGGCTCTTGTGGCCTCGGTCCGTTGTGAATCCGCGGCGAGACCCTACGTGCATCCTGCCGGGACAAACTTCTCAACCAGAAACTTCACCTCCATCCTCACGGTGCCCAATGGGGAGAAGTTTGGAATGTGGATGTGGCGTGAAATGTGTCCTGAGAACTTCTTTGCTGTGGGCTTCAGTCTGAGG GTTGAGCCTAACCAGTATGGCGGGGACGACACTGCGCTGAACGGAATCCGTCTCTACTGCGTTCAAAACGAAGACCGTCGTTTCCTCTACACTGTGGAGTCTCACACTGGACA TTTTGGTGACTGGACAGACCCACAGTGGTGCCCCAGTGGAACACTGAGCTCGTTCCAGCTGCGCGTGGAGCCCCACCAGGGCATTTTTGGCGACGACACAACTGCCAACAACATCCGCTTCCGCTGCAGCACCAACCCCACGCTGGAGGGCAGGGCCATGAGCTGGGGCGAGTACGGGGACTGGAGCGCGGACTGTCGCGAAGGGGGCATCTGCGGCATCCAGACCAAGATGGAGCTGTACCAGGGTGGACTGGACGACTCAGCTCTCAATGACGTTCGCTTCCACTGTTGCACCAAGAGCCAGCAGTAA